The Thermococcus sp. CX2 DNA segment TCAGAAAGCCCACTATGCTTCATGAATTTTGCGATTTCTAATTGATGGTCATCATTGTGCTCTCCATATCGGCTCAATCTTGGAAAGAGTATCAACATCGCTCCATATTTCAGAGCAAGGATAATGCTGCCCACCCCTCCATGTGATATAATGATCTTGGAATTCATATTAAAATGTATAATATCTTTATATTCAGGAACAAACGAGAAATACTTGGCGTTTTTTGGATTATATTTAGTTCTTCCTTTTTGTATCACCATTTCGTAGAATTCTAACTCAGGTGAAATCTCATCAGCGAGTTTAATTAACCTATCAAAAGGAGCAGTGCCTATTGTTACAAACACTACGTTTTTCTTAGCCATTTTTGACTGGTTAATGTGCGCTCTTTTTGGTACTAACACATTTCCGAGATGTTTTGCTTTTGAATACCTTTCAGCTAGCTTCTTCCATTGAACAATAAATAGGTCTGAGATACGATATACGGCTTTTCCCGTAAATGAAAGGTCATCAATTCTACAGACGCTCTCTATGTACACCTTTTTTATATTCAAAAGACTCGCAATGTAAAACGCTGGAATTGCAATTTCAGAACCAGTTGATATCAAAATATCCGGTCTCTCTTTTATCAATATGTGAAGCTCCTTAATAAAGAGTAGGAAAAAATGGACAAAAAGTATAATACCCTTTTTTATTCTCGCTACTCCCGGATACTTAATAAGCAGATTTTCAATTCTATAAATTTTTTTTATTTCTTTAGGCAGATTCAAAAAGTTTTCATTGTATGTGATCAAAAAGACATCATGCTCTCTAAATGCACTTGTTAGTTGTAACATCTCCGTCAAATGTCCCCCCGGTGAGCATACGATCCCTATTTTCATTTTAGGCTCTCCTCCAATATGCTCTCTTGTATCTCCAGTATCCGTTTCCAATCATAGTTTCTCTCAACAAACGTTCTTCCCCTGTTCCCAATGTAGTTCCTAGATTCACAATTCTCATAAAGTAACAGGATTTTTTCTTTCCATTCCTTATTTGTATTTGCATAAAGCACTTCCTCTTTAGCAACATCCATCACAGCGGGTAAAGATGTTGATATAACCGGTTTTTCACATGCCATATACTCGAATAATTTGAGGGGCAGAGCATGTTCAGTTATGGAGTTTAATTTAAACGGGATAACTCCTACATCCATAGCAGAGATATAAACAGGCACCTTGGAGTAAGGGACATTGCCGACAAATCTAACTTTTTCAATAACACCATATTTCTTTGCAAGCTCTATATTTTCTTGATATCTGCCCTCTTTCCCTACAACTAAAAATATAATATCTTCTGGGAGTTCTCTTAAGGCCTGGTATATGGGTTCAAAATCAACCCACTCTCTCAAAACCCCCACATAACCAACAACAAAATAATCCTCCAAACCTAATTGGGACTTAGTGTTGCCATAATTTCTAAACAGCTCGGTGTCTACGCCGTTTGGTAGAACTACAGCCTTATTATTGGGAATGTTGTACTTTTCTTTTAGGTAGCTATTTGTAACGGTGATTTTTTTGGATAATTTGATATTCTTTTTTAGAATCTCTCTCCCCACTTTTGCGCCAATCGGCCTTAATGGTCTTGGTATTTGGGGGGATTCACTTATCATCCCAACCAAATCGTCTGCGAGATCAAATATTGTAGGAACG contains these protein-coding regions:
- the pssD gene encoding PssD/Cps14F family polysaccharide biosynthesis glycosyltransferase, which produces MKIGIVCSPGGHLTEMLQLTSAFREHDVFLITYNENFLNLPKEIKKIYRIENLLIKYPGVARIKKGIILFVHFFLLFIKELHILIKERPDILISTGSEIAIPAFYIASLLNIKKVYIESVCRIDDLSFTGKAVYRISDLFIVQWKKLAERYSKAKHLGNVLVPKRAHINQSKMAKKNVVFVTIGTAPFDRLIKLADEISPELEFYEMVIQKGRTKYNPKNAKYFSFVPEYKDIIHFNMNSKIIISHGGVGSIILALKYGAMLILFPRLSRYGEHNDDHQLEIAKFMKHSGLSEVAHTKGELYSLVTSLANYPANYTKTLRKLAKKIEKISKNNETNLPDNLKRALEGITW
- a CDS encoding glycosyltransferase family 4 protein — protein: MDLVKSQHNRPHQFVKYLSKKHNITVVSINDWWKGKQHDFEEYSKEWRKVLEKIDIVYVTDKRISPVIQENAYPYFAIKRLLKNKSFDVHINYNSLTLGYFATKSLLKQGVPTIFDLADDLVGMISESPQIPRPLRPIGAKVGREILKKNIKLSKKITVTNSYLKEKYNIPNNKAVVLPNGVDTELFRNYGNTKSQLGLEDYFVVGYVGVLREWVDFEPIYQALRELPEDIIFLVVGKEGRYQENIELAKKYGVIEKVRFVGNVPYSKVPVYISAMDVGVIPFKLNSITEHALPLKLFEYMACEKPVISTSLPAVMDVAKEEVLYANTNKEWKEKILLLYENCESRNYIGNRGRTFVERNYDWKRILEIQESILEESLK